In Euphorbia lathyris chromosome 9, ddEupLath1.1, whole genome shotgun sequence, the following are encoded in one genomic region:
- the LOC136205282 gene encoding cyclin-dependent protein kinase inhibitor SMR11 isoform X2, giving the protein MAVSRSPADSESCSTLLLLILTGVMGDMESELLGLKSLENSDTSVCGPTTPDTEKENGDFPLDLTSPLTVAKKLPKVVIFGSETNKKGDSSSPKTPKDGVFDPFAPGPDDKAWAPQGKKYFDEARMSVARRLTFSTSLKGFSCPTPSDDAQSLSDEKMLESVYENLLEVIVSNQAESVLAQLSNAERDFGAWETPPSAPRLNGVAETCPGAPLKPTGETLYRNC; this is encoded by the exons ATGGCTGTTTCTAGGTCTCCTGCTGACAGTGAATCTTGTTCTACACTGCTATTGTTAATTCTTACTGGTGTTATGGGCGATATGGAATCTGAGCTCCTTGGCCTGAAATCCTTAGAAAATTCAGATACAAGTGTCTGTGGACCTACAACTCCTGATACAGAGAAAGAGAATGGGGATTTCCCCTTGGATCTTACTTCTCCACTAACTGTGGCGAAAAAACTGCCTAAAGTTGTAATATTTGGCTCTGAAACCAATAAAAAAGGGGATTCAAGTAGCCCAAAAACACCCAAGGATGGTGTTTTTGACCCATTCGCTCCTGGTCCTGATGACAAGGCCTGGGCTCCCCAGGGTAAGAAGTACTTTGATGAAGCAAGAATGAGTGTTGCAAGACGGCTTACGTTCAGTACTTCCTTGAAAGGGTTCAGTTGTCCTACTCCAAGTGATGATGCACAGTCCCTTTCGGATGAGAAGATGCTTGAATCAGTCTATGAGAATCTCTTAGAAGTTATAGTCTCAAATCAAGCTGAGAGTGTTCTTGCTCAACTATCAAATGCAGAACGTGATTTTGGTGCTTGGGAGACACCTCCCTCAGCTCCTCGACTTAACGGAGTTGCTGAAACGTGCCCAGGTGCTCCTCTCAAACCAACAG GGGAGACACTGTATAGGAATTGTTGA
- the LOC136205282 gene encoding cyclin-dependent protein kinase inhibitor SMR11 isoform X3: protein MGDMESELLGLKSLENSDTSVCGPTTPDTEKENGDFPLDLTSPLTVAKKLPKVVIFGSETNKKGDSSSPKTPKDGVFDPFAPGPDDKAWAPQGKKYFDEARMSVARRLTFSTSLKGFSCPTPSDDAQSLSDEKMLESVYENLLEVIVSNQAESVLAQLSNAERDFGAWETPPSAPRLNGVAETCPGAPLKPTGKSRSIDLGLCRKLEF from the coding sequence ATGGGCGATATGGAATCTGAGCTCCTTGGCCTGAAATCCTTAGAAAATTCAGATACAAGTGTCTGTGGACCTACAACTCCTGATACAGAGAAAGAGAATGGGGATTTCCCCTTGGATCTTACTTCTCCACTAACTGTGGCGAAAAAACTGCCTAAAGTTGTAATATTTGGCTCTGAAACCAATAAAAAAGGGGATTCAAGTAGCCCAAAAACACCCAAGGATGGTGTTTTTGACCCATTCGCTCCTGGTCCTGATGACAAGGCCTGGGCTCCCCAGGGTAAGAAGTACTTTGATGAAGCAAGAATGAGTGTTGCAAGACGGCTTACGTTCAGTACTTCCTTGAAAGGGTTCAGTTGTCCTACTCCAAGTGATGATGCACAGTCCCTTTCGGATGAGAAGATGCTTGAATCAGTCTATGAGAATCTCTTAGAAGTTATAGTCTCAAATCAAGCTGAGAGTGTTCTTGCTCAACTATCAAATGCAGAACGTGATTTTGGTGCTTGGGAGACACCTCCCTCAGCTCCTCGACTTAACGGAGTTGCTGAAACGTGCCCAGGTGCTCCTCTCAAACCAACAGGTAAATCAAGAAGCATTGATTTGGGATTATGCAGAAAGCTGGAGTTCTAA
- the LOC136205282 gene encoding cyclin-dependent protein kinase inhibitor SMR11 isoform X1, with translation MAVSRSPADSESCSTLLLLILTGVMGDMESELLGLKSLENSDTSVCGPTTPDTEKENGDFPLDLTSPLTVAKKLPKVVIFGSETNKKGDSSSPKTPKDGVFDPFAPGPDDKAWAPQGKKYFDEARMSVARRLTFSTSLKGFSCPTPSDDAQSLSDEKMLESVYENLLEVIVSNQAESVLAQLSNAERDFGAWETPPSAPRLNGVAETCPGAPLKPTGKSRSIDLGLCRKLEF, from the coding sequence ATGGCTGTTTCTAGGTCTCCTGCTGACAGTGAATCTTGTTCTACACTGCTATTGTTAATTCTTACTGGTGTTATGGGCGATATGGAATCTGAGCTCCTTGGCCTGAAATCCTTAGAAAATTCAGATACAAGTGTCTGTGGACCTACAACTCCTGATACAGAGAAAGAGAATGGGGATTTCCCCTTGGATCTTACTTCTCCACTAACTGTGGCGAAAAAACTGCCTAAAGTTGTAATATTTGGCTCTGAAACCAATAAAAAAGGGGATTCAAGTAGCCCAAAAACACCCAAGGATGGTGTTTTTGACCCATTCGCTCCTGGTCCTGATGACAAGGCCTGGGCTCCCCAGGGTAAGAAGTACTTTGATGAAGCAAGAATGAGTGTTGCAAGACGGCTTACGTTCAGTACTTCCTTGAAAGGGTTCAGTTGTCCTACTCCAAGTGATGATGCACAGTCCCTTTCGGATGAGAAGATGCTTGAATCAGTCTATGAGAATCTCTTAGAAGTTATAGTCTCAAATCAAGCTGAGAGTGTTCTTGCTCAACTATCAAATGCAGAACGTGATTTTGGTGCTTGGGAGACACCTCCCTCAGCTCCTCGACTTAACGGAGTTGCTGAAACGTGCCCAGGTGCTCCTCTCAAACCAACAGGTAAATCAAGAAGCATTGATTTGGGATTATGCAGAAAGCTGGAGTTCTAA
- the LOC136206113 gene encoding uncharacterized protein: protein MEQIRSDPEQKMDRMEESALNLTKDEELQSLPKPKSKHRRRNICLGVTVAVIVLIVLIIVILAFTVFKAKEPKTSVESITVENLKMSLDVARLGVDLNITLGVDLSVKNPNKVGFKYKNGSALLNYRGELVGEVPIPAGKIGSDETRPMNVSVTVMADRLISNSQLYSDVISGVLMFNSLVKLSGKVSILKIFKVSVDTTTNCDFTVFVSNQTVGDQNCNSKTKL from the coding sequence ATGGAGCAGATCAGATCAGATCCTGAGCAGAAAATGGACAGAATGGAGGAATCTGCCTTAAATTTAACAAAAGATGAAGAGCTTCAATCTCTACCAAAACCAAAGAGCAAACACCGCCGCCGAAACATCTGTCTGGGCGTGACGGTGGCCGTCATCGTCCTCATCGTGTTGATCATCGTAATCCTAGCATTTACAGTTTTCAAAGCCAAAGAACCTAAAACCTCAGTCGAATCAATCACCGTGGAAAATCTGAAGATGTCTTTAGACGTGGCTAGATTGGGCGTGGATTTGAATATTACACTGGGCGTTGATCTCTCCGTGAAAAATCCAAATAAGGTGGGGTTCAAGTATAAGAATGGGTCTGCCTTGTTGAATTACAGAGGTGAATTAGTGGGTGAAGTTCCGATTCCGGCTGGAAAAATAGGGTCGGACGAAACTAGGCCTATGAATGTGAGCGTGACGGTGATGGCCGATCGCTTAATCTCGAATTCACAGCTTTACTCGGATGTGATTTCGGGGGTGTTGATGTTCAACTCGTTGGTCAAACTTTCTGGTAAAGTATCCATTCTAAAGATATTCAAAGTCAGTGTGGACACCACAACTAACTGCGATTTTACTGTATTTGTTTCCAATCAAACTGTCGGGGATCAGAACTGCAACTCTAAAACTAAATTATAG